aagaaaaaaagaaaaacaaaagttgACAGTTTCCATCATAAGGGAATTGCTGTAGATTAATCACAACACCAACCCAATAATACAAAGGAAGTTTCTTTGGCTGTTTCTAGTCAGTCCCTCTCTCGGTTTCAAGATGGGGGCTTCTCCATCAGTTCCAGAAAAATCTATCCATGAATTCACTGTCAAggttttctcttttccttcgttttctccttcttcttcttcttcttcttctttccaaaTTGTTTACTTACATTGCAAATCATGTGTTGACGGCTTTTGGGATGTTCAGGATGCCAGAGGTCAGGATGTGGACCTCAGTATCTATAAAGGAAAAGTTCTTCTTGTCGTTAATGTGGCCTCCAAATGGTTTTTCTCTTTactatttgttttctttttcttttatttatttgctttgGAATTGGAAAGCcctgaatattttttttgttattttttgggCAGTGGATTTACAGATACTAATTATACCCAGTTAACTGATCTTTATAACAAGTATAAGGACCAAGGTATTGTTACTTCTCTTTCCtccatttttgtttttatcctTTTGAATATTGTATCTGTAGGCATGCCTAATCTCTCTCcgtctttttctttctcctctcCCTGTTGAATTGTGTTCTAATTGTATCTGtttcttcatttttgttttttcttctgtGTTTCTACCCATTGTGAAAGGAGGAAACTATGCAAACTATTACTTTAGAGCATGATTAAAGGCACTCGCATTGATATTTTCTTGGTTGAATCTCTAAATGGCTTCTAATATATGATCTCAGTTTTGATAAGGAGTATATGAGTATAAATGGGGCAGacgcatttttcttttaatttcagtGCGATCAGGATTCACAAGTAAGCCCTTGTCTAGATAAAAGAATCACCACATTTATCGTCATTCTTAATAGTTTAAAATCCgaaatattttcattaatatgctttctttttttaagtttttcaaCTTTTCCCATTTGGAGAGCCCATTGCTTGGTGAATTGGTAAAGTTTTGAGCTTGCGATTGCGAGGGTGCAAGTTAAAGTTTTTTGAGCTTCCACTTTATGCAAAATGTTGAAAAGTGGAACCCAGATTCTGCTTTCTAGGACCCAAACTTTGTTGATAGTAATGAAGTTTGACCATATTCTGATTTTAGAACAACAATGCCATggtctttattttcttttatttttttgcttgtTGAGAACACATATTATTGGATAATTTCAGGTTTTGAAGTTTTGGCATTTCCATGCAATCAATTCCTGAAACAAGAGCCTGGATCAAGCGAAGAAGCACAAGAATTTGCCTGTACACGATACAAGGCTGAATATCCTATTTTCCAAAAGGTATTCGAGTTCAGTTGTTTGATactgtttccattagttatttaacaagataaatttataatttcttgtGTCTTTACCGAAGTAACCTAACAAGGctatgttatttttctttctttaaagtCGATTTTATTCACTTAAATGCCAGACACAATTATTTGTAATTGATGTTCTCCATAGTGGGAGAGAAAGGCATTCACAGTTTTATATATGTTCTCTTTGCACATGCTTGTGCTGTACTCGTATCTTTTGGAAACGTACATTGAGTTTTCTGTTTTCTTACCCAGTTTTGGTGCAATAATATCTATTGACAGATCGACCataagttttgttttaataaattagctAAATTATTTGATGCTAGCTTAAGTCTCCAATTTCATTATTAGGAGGGAGTTAATTTCTAAAAGGTTAAATGCTACATTTACAAAGGATGTTTGGCATGCCGGTTATCAAGTtgagtttaaaataattggcACGGACTTGTCCTTGTCTGGTTATCAGTAGCTGCAAGAAATTTGTTCATCtcagataatatttttatccagttttagtttttaatacttttgcTTCTCTGGATGCTCTTTAATTTGATACCATAGCTTGTTATTATGGCACTGTGGTCAGTGAGATGcctgaatatttatttataaatctaagcGAGTTATGCAAATAATAATGGCGACTAAGTCGTTGTTATTGCTTCTGCAGTTGGGAAGTGGTGGTTTAACTCTTCCATTCCCTACTGCCCATGTATTTAGGATTAACAGGATTTCTGAAAATTTTGTATCATATTAAGCGTACAACCTGTTGATCTATGATGTCTTGGAAGGAATACCTTGAGTTGCCAGTTCCATGATTTATGGTGCCTTTGAGAGCTAGGTTGGATACATATTATGAAGTGATTGGTTACGACCCTTCTTGGCTCCTTGGAAACTTGTCCTTTCATATTCAACCTGACCACTACTTTGATTATATTAAGTGGGTTTAGAAGCCTTGTCCATTGTTTAAACTGTAATCTTTGAGTGGAGCATCTGTTATGCATGTTggatttttgtttataatgtGATGATAGTGGTAAAGAATGAAGGCTGTTCGAGTATCTGAaagtgaaattttaaaataatagaagaagCCGTTGATAATTCAGTATGCACAATAATAGAGATGGTGCgcaaaaatatttctttttagtttgatttttattttttattcttagatATCCTTTTTGGTCATCAACAATTCAAATTTAAGTCTAAGAAGAGTTCAAAATAACTGCATCTGTAATTGATGTCTCATTGTTCTTTTCATGCCCCTGTAAATTCCACTGCATGTTAACTGGCTATCTTCAACTATGTGTATCTATGTTCCACTTCGCGATTGCTCTTCCTAATGCTAGATGCTCAAATCTGTTAAATTTAGGTTCGAGTCAATGGGGCAAATACAGCGCCTGTTTACAAGTTCCTCAAGGCAAGCAAATTTGGATTTATGGGGTCTGGCATAAAATGGAATTTTACGAAGTTTCTAGTCAGTAAGGATGGGCAAGTCATCAACCGATATGGACCAACCACCAGTCCTTTGTCCATTGAGGTTCTTCatctctgtctctctctgtGTGTTTTGGGATGTATCTCTATATGTGTTGGGTGTACATGTACAATGTTACTCTGAAAACACTCtcatctttcttgtttttgggAACAGGATGAAATCAAGAAAGCCCTGGAAAAATAGTCGTGGGAAAATATGCCATGAACAAATTCAATAAAGGACACAGGGTGTACAGCGTTTGAATGGTTAAGCAACTTTGGTTTTGAGTTAGTATTATATATCAGGATTGATGAACTTCCACGTTTTTGTATGAGTTTGTTTATaggttagaaaataaaaatctgaaAAAGATTAGAGCAAAATGTATAATTCAGTTGGTGTAGATAGTTTGTTTGCTACTAAGTTGCTAGTATGGAGTGTTGTAAACCTTGAAACTTTCAGTTATCTTTATTAGttgatatttaattgatttgaaTTGTAGAATGACTCCAAGGCTTAAAGCAAATGACTGTTAATGTTATTGGGatctttaaaattctaaaataatgtttattattttaaaaattttaaattaaaataattagtgttttcaattattatagaaatttgaatttgaatttgaatttttttgtatatcatatttactaatattaccagaatttatatttatcatctACAGtgagaaataaataatgaaatgctATTTGTTTGAATAGCTTCAGACTCTGATATTTTTCtgataaaaaaacaaaaggagaaATAGAAGTTTGGCTTTTGAAGAAATGTTATCCCGACAGGTTGGATTTTGAGTgaattgaaatgaaatttGACATTGTTGAAACATTCTGTTGCTACCCACGTGCGCATTTCCTAATCATCTCCGTTGTCTTCCATTGTATTGTATGGTAGGGTCTTAATTCATGAACTCCATTTCTCCTGTTTAAATGGTCAAACATTTCCCATCCTTGGTTGACTGCCTTAAGCTGTGGACAGTCACTCTATTTTCCAGACTGAtaacttctttttattgtttttttttttttctgaaaaaattataatttgattttaaataaaatctgaATTTGTTCATAACTTGGATTCtatttacttataaaaaaatatatcaaagttTCTGAACCAAAGTTTTTGTTTATTACATTACGATATTGTAACAACTACTAATCACAAAAGTCAAGCTCTCCTTTAATCATGGACTAATATACTTGTGTGACTTAATTCGTGTATTTTCATTTATCACCTTTATAAGTAATTATGTCTATTCTAAAGTCCGCAAtccattaattatttaaaataaaatatgatgtgaattaaaaaatattcgtaattattttaaaagaattaccaatattgaaaattaagtaattatgGGTTCCTTTTAAACAATTATACCCAGCACCTGTATGTATGATTGTAAACTTATCTTAGATATTGTCACGAAATTCCACCATATGAACCTTATCATGTCCTGGTTTAAAGCTACTCTTTTGCTTGAATTCAGATAAGGTTCACAACAAAAGAACCTTCCCTCTTGCTAAACTTTAGCCCAACACAGGGACACAGTGAAGCACGTGGACAGGGgctaaaatctaaaatctgATTGGCTAAAGACCCAAAGAGAACGACCCAAGAGGGCACGTGTCACGGATCTGAGGACAGAAAGTCGAAAGATGGTGGAGCCCGCGTGTCGAGCAGGAAACAAGGTCAAAAGACGGGAAGTATTGGTGAGAAGGACATAACAGAATAGGGGCACTCAGCACCACCATAAAAATTAAGAGTAAAGTTGAGCATTATAAATGAGTTTGCCACGGCCGGCAATGATAAGTGGTGGGCATGTTGGATTGAATAGGACTACGTACATGGGTTTAACTTCTCTCGGACAGGTTGCACCTGCTTATGGACTCTACCAGGGCTGCACTTCCCTCTTCCTGTCGCCTCTCTTGCTAATGCTAATGCTATTAATGTTTACGGTCATATCCATGCTGTTTTCTTTCTAACTGCCAActccaaattttaaatatttactcTAAAATTTACGTCAAAATTGATAGTGAAGTGTCaattttgagttttctttttttctttctgtctTTTAAACTTCAGGAATAGATATGTGTGATGTGTGAATTGATTGGCTATTGGTGCTTGTCCAAGcagaaagaagaaacaagtCATTTAAGTATTGATATGAAATTTCAACAAGTGGCAACAGTAATTGGGTGACAAGATCTTGAAGTTTCTTTGTCATATACTCGTGCTGTCTCCTGTTTAAGTTATGATTCAAAATGAATTGAAGGCTCATTTGATTGTCATTCTTATGTACAATATATGCTCCCTGTTGTAACATCTAAGGTATGTTAAACTCtcagtaataataaataacaaaagaagGAGAGGTGTTTGTTACTATCAATACATAGAATGTTTCCCTAATAACAAGATTTTCTTATAGTTAAGCCCAGGTGGTAGTGGCAAAGATTGTAGGAATCCCAATATTTTCCCTCTTGATTAAGTGTTGAGATGACTACATTTAAATGGAAATAGTacagaataaaaagaaaataatgttttCATACAAtatgagttttttttattttattttattttattttattaattgactTAATTAGGTTCGAATTAGAGACTTTACAATCTTAAATATGACTTGATATATTACGAGTTTTTGatataaacaatttaatttctcATTCCAACTGACTATTTGAGTCACGGGAGAGTcattaattgttattattatgcTAAGCATTTGTTTAGGGGTACCTAATCTTGCATTTGAATAGGGTCACTTTATGATCAATGCCATAGTTCATCACTGGTCAACTACCCATAACATGATTAACAAGTTTGATAACaacatttatttaaataagttgaacctttcatatatataccaaaGAATGCttaatctataaaaataaattaaagattaggACATAAGACTTGTTCAGTGGAATTATTGTTGCCTCATGACACTTTCAAAATCTTAAATGctaggtatatatatatatatatatatatatatattagttatatttttaattatagcattaattattaaaatttgtcaACTACCCGATTGAGAATTCTACCATGCTTAATAGCagaataaaagtaaattgtTCTCTAATTTACTattgtgtgtatatatattattctctgttaaatttctctttcaaaaaaaagtaaaattccttgttaaatttaaatactttgtAATATCCCATTAAAAGTGAGATTGACAGCCCAGCGCTAGTAATACTTTTAGGCCATGGCCAGATTATAAAAATGCATATTTTAACAACTAAGATTTATTCAAAAAACATCCCACTATAGTGCCAATTATAAGTTAGGTAATAacttcaaattgataaaataccATTTCAAAGAGagttcaattaaaatttatcaaaagaatataataacaCCTCTCTTCATATTTGTccaaaaaaatgataatgatTTTTGGGTATGGTATGATTTTAGGAGGAATATATTTTAGTTGGTCCAAAGATTAAACAATAAACTAAAGTCCAAAATTAACTGAGATGGAGTTGTATAATATGCATAATGCATTGAATGAGGGTCCACATACCCTACAAGGATGACCCCTCAAGAGTGAAGTTGATGACTGGTCCTTATCAAGTTGGTTTGGCAGGGAGACAAGCTATTAGCATTTGCCTTGTCATCTTTATATCTTGGGCCCCATGGGCCCAACCAGGTAGCCAGGAATTGTCACTCACcacaaatttttttctaacatATATCTTCTGCTCTCATTTCCTCCTTATATAAAATGGCTTCTGAGTCTTGAGGAATTTTTCAAGCTATAACTCTCAATTTCAACATCTATTTTCAACTTCTTCACTCAAAACGCGGCTGCTCATTTTAGCCCCTTTAAATTACAGTTCAATATAATGGCATCAAGTGCATTCTCAACAAGGAGCATGAAGATAAGGTCATGGCACAGGTGTTCAAAGCAAATTAGAGAGCAAAGAACAAGGCTTTATATCATCTGGAGATGTACTGTCATGCTTCTGTGTTGGCATGATTAgtcctcttttttcttttttccttttctttatggGTCAAAGCATCATTGATGGAGGCTTGATGAGTGTGAATTATGGGATTCAGTCCTTAAAGTTACTAACTTTACAGGAATCGGAAGAAGCTTAGATGGTGAAAATGAAGGGTGGATCAGGATCAGTGTATAGTGTAATAATTTAGCAGATTTCTTCTTACAGAAAAGTAGACAAAACTTAGGTTTTCCAGGAGTGTTTTATGTGTGAAATACATGTAACATAGAATCAAAAACTGATGATTTTGCACATTGTACATTAAGCCCCTTGAAGCTATTTTCAGGTTTCTTTTAAAACTATCATTAACTTTTTGCTGAACTGCACTTATTACGAGATCTCTTAACAATCTTGCAGGAGGATATTGATCCTTGATTTACAAGTTTTTGATTATACAACTCTAAGAACATTTTGAGTACTGAGATCAAGAATTCTGGGTGCATAATCTCTTGCA
The Ricinus communis isolate WT05 ecotype wild-type chromosome 1, ASM1957865v1, whole genome shotgun sequence DNA segment above includes these coding regions:
- the LOC107262367 gene encoding probable glutathione peroxidase 4, which translates into the protein MGASPSVPEKSIHEFTVKDARGQDVDLSIYKGKVLLVVNVASKCGFTDTNYTQLTDLYNKYKDQGFEVLAFPCNQFLKQEPGSSEEAQEFACTRYKAEYPIFQKVRVNGANTAPVYKFLKASKFGFMGSGIKWNFTKFLVSKDGQVINRYGPTTSPLSIEDEIKKALEK
- the LOC107262365 gene encoding small polypeptide DEVIL 14; protein product: MASSAFSTRSMKIRSWHRCSKQIREQRTRLYIIWRCTVMLLCWHD